The Haloplanus sp. CK5-1 genome contains a region encoding:
- a CDS encoding ATP-binding protein, whose product MSTQNQFEPTKEAVLAAFPDQHTESRQYTGDDRRHDDATDMKRRHSIPEVNWEAQWSRAEAAHKDYAEAGERKWKKKLLPNIIRHEYEPSESGMSDGGTDLLSVGEPGSGKSNFALWLSQRLMSENNEKVVWRASTSRSEWLPFAPWARVCLPKGVDVRAEFVPKNPTQEGFEVDLEDVVREVVRYNDVVDLNKRVLKPGVFHVVYPDPRMRGCQWVYEQDPEKQYDGLEFSTEDPINHWWFGWMHARVSQGPHHFSSVMFDEIGDIAPESASKDEFAHYQKVELLKDCWVDARKYGHSIFAFGHSETDIHSMIRRKIRWRATMAGSTNPTKAGGIVGFGKVPMNHDLMSSRDIGDVLIYNEGEFQFPPLNTTHIESPTSMTLKVAYQEGA is encoded by the coding sequence ATGAGTACGCAGAACCAATTCGAACCGACGAAAGAGGCGGTCTTAGCAGCGTTCCCCGACCAACACACCGAGAGCCGGCAGTACACCGGCGACGACCGACGTCACGACGACGCGACCGACATGAAGCGTCGACACAGCATCCCCGAGGTCAACTGGGAGGCACAGTGGTCACGGGCCGAGGCTGCGCACAAAGACTACGCAGAGGCCGGGGAACGAAAGTGGAAGAAGAAGCTCCTTCCCAACATCATCCGCCACGAGTACGAACCGTCCGAGTCGGGGATGTCGGACGGTGGGACCGACCTGCTCTCGGTCGGCGAACCGGGCTCTGGGAAGTCGAACTTCGCTCTCTGGCTCTCCCAGCGTCTGATGAGCGAAAACAACGAGAAGGTCGTCTGGCGCGCCTCGACGTCCCGGTCGGAGTGGCTCCCGTTCGCGCCCTGGGCGCGCGTCTGCTTGCCCAAGGGCGTGGACGTCCGCGCGGAGTTCGTCCCGAAGAATCCGACTCAGGAGGGCTTCGAAGTGGACCTCGAGGACGTCGTCCGCGAGGTCGTCCGGTACAACGACGTCGTCGACCTCAACAAGCGGGTGCTAAAGCCCGGCGTGTTCCACGTCGTGTACCCCGATCCGCGGATGCGAGGCTGCCAGTGGGTCTACGAGCAAGACCCCGAAAAGCAGTACGACGGCCTCGAGTTCTCGACAGAGGATCCGATCAACCACTGGTGGTTCGGCTGGATGCACGCCCGCGTCTCGCAGGGACCGCATCACTTCTCGTCGGTGATGTTCGACGAGATCGGCGACATCGCGCCGGAATCCGCCTCGAAAGACGAGTTCGCCCACTACCAGAAGGTCGAACTCCTGAAGGACTGCTGGGTCGACGCCCGCAAGTACGGCCACTCGATCTTCGCGTTCGGGCACTCCGAGACCGACATTCACTCGATGATCCGGCGGAAGATCCGGTGGCGCGCGACGATGGCCGGCTCGACGAACCCCACCAAAGCCGGTGGCATCGTTGGCTTCGGGAAGGTCCCGATGAACCACGACCTCATGTCGAGCCGTGACATCGGTGACGTCCTGATCTACAACGAAGGCGAGTTCCAGTTCCCACCGCTCAACACGACGCACATCGAGTCACCGACCTCGATGACACTGAAGGTGGCCTACCAGGAGGGAGCATGA
- a CDS encoding ATP-binding protein, whose amino-acid sequence MNAVAEEDVDGEYHVGETYASRVGTGDTVAVTGQITKRTTIDAKLLVGVWECRDCRRRERVQQAFWDITPPMYCDSCEKKSVHWVPRKNRWQYGDYRKLRLKPLPEEMDDDREHIDAHLTGALARRDLEAGDQVTVVAEFERYHEQGKTVATDVLDAEAVFVDDDSLDEDDLAAYREQLDEIAAAEDPIPTLVDSVATDHFGDQHLKEALLLLLVRGNDAASMRGTIHMMLLGDPGTGKTDFGEALVELAPRGKKASGNSGTSAAGLTAAITRDDFSDSEFTISAGAIPQCSGGAVFIDELDSADETDQEAMLEAMESQVINIQKAGREATLEASTAVLSGANPEDGNFREDEPPHQQTNVPSPLLTRFDLMFVTREREEREEIANIAGHIIDNHDVEIRDQRGLDVDDSLRESVEPEVEEDVLRAYLAAARQLEPVFASQEVKDVLETWYVETKTRIIAEEDREFPVTPRSAQDLIRLAEASAKLRHSETVDLVDAERATRLKGRSFRELGLETPAMEVETDEDGNLVADHAETPTAAVTEAVEELKMQSSEYGADPEAVAVAAAETSDLSVREAEALVEDMIEAGTLSEVGGGRLTA is encoded by the coding sequence GTGAACGCCGTCGCCGAGGAGGATGTCGACGGCGAGTACCACGTCGGCGAGACGTACGCCAGCCGCGTCGGCACGGGCGACACGGTCGCGGTCACCGGCCAGATCACCAAGCGGACGACCATCGATGCGAAGCTCCTCGTCGGCGTCTGGGAGTGTCGCGACTGCCGTCGTCGCGAACGTGTGCAACAGGCGTTCTGGGACATCACCCCACCGATGTACTGCGACTCGTGCGAGAAGAAGTCGGTCCACTGGGTTCCCCGGAAGAACCGGTGGCAGTACGGCGACTACCGGAAGCTCCGCCTGAAGCCGCTCCCCGAGGAGATGGACGACGACCGCGAACACATCGACGCGCATCTGACGGGCGCGCTCGCCCGGCGCGACCTCGAGGCCGGCGACCAGGTCACGGTCGTCGCTGAGTTCGAGCGCTACCACGAGCAGGGCAAGACCGTCGCGACCGACGTCCTCGATGCGGAGGCGGTGTTCGTCGACGACGACTCACTCGACGAGGACGACCTCGCGGCCTACCGCGAGCAGCTGGACGAGATCGCCGCCGCCGAGGATCCGATCCCGACGCTCGTCGACTCTGTCGCGACCGATCACTTCGGCGACCAGCATCTCAAGGAGGCGCTCCTCCTCCTGTTGGTTCGTGGCAACGACGCCGCGTCGATGCGGGGGACGATCCACATGATGTTGCTGGGCGATCCTGGCACCGGGAAGACCGACTTCGGCGAGGCCCTCGTCGAACTCGCTCCACGCGGGAAGAAGGCCTCCGGCAACTCCGGGACCAGCGCGGCCGGCCTCACGGCGGCGATCACCCGCGACGACTTCTCCGACTCGGAGTTCACGATCAGCGCGGGAGCGATCCCGCAGTGCTCCGGCGGCGCCGTCTTCATCGACGAACTCGACAGCGCCGACGAGACCGATCAGGAGGCGATGCTCGAGGCGATGGAGTCACAGGTGATCAACATCCAGAAGGCCGGGCGGGAGGCTACACTGGAGGCGTCGACAGCCGTCCTCTCCGGCGCGAATCCCGAGGACGGGAACTTCCGGGAGGACGAACCGCCCCACCAGCAGACGAACGTGCCGTCGCCGCTGCTGACCCGCTTCGACCTGATGTTCGTGACCCGGGAGCGTGAGGAGCGCGAGGAGATCGCCAACATCGCCGGCCACATCATCGACAACCACGACGTCGAGATCCGCGACCAGCGCGGCCTCGACGTCGACGACTCGCTGCGGGAGAGCGTCGAACCTGAGGTCGAGGAGGACGTCCTCCGGGCCTACCTCGCGGCCGCGCGTCAATTGGAGCCGGTATTCGCGAGTCAGGAGGTGAAGGATGTGCTGGAAACGTGGTACGTCGAGACGAAGACGCGCATCATCGCCGAGGAGGATCGAGAGTTCCCCGTGACGCCCCGCAGCGCCCAGGACCTGATCCGGCTGGCCGAGGCCTCCGCGAAGCTGCGTCACTCCGAGACGGTCGACCTCGTCGACGCCGAGCGGGCGACGCGCCTGAAGGGGCGCTCGTTCCGCGAACTCGGGCTGGAGACGCCGGCGATGGAGGTCGAGACCGACGAGGACGGAAACCTCGTCGCCGATCACGCCGAGACGCCGACCGCCGCGGTGACCGAGGCCGTCGAGGAGCTGAAGATGCAGTCCAGCGAGTACGGCGCCGATCCCGAAGCGGTGGCGGTCGCCGCTGCGGAAACGTCCGACCTCTCCGTCCGGGAGGCCGAGGCGCTCGTCGAGGACATGATCGAGGCCGGCACCCTCAGCGAGGTCGGTGGCGGCCGACTCACCGCGTAG
- a CDS encoding site-specific integrase gives MRSERNKDGTWNVWMSRDEYHELPRSASSFQREIAIRLMGDCGLRVAETLDVAPEHVTRTKDGRHHQLEVISGKDTTGEYQGGKYRETWLPRDVEVLLARYEQENGLGPGDPFIDVKKRQVQNWVNDAAASAAEETGDDDYRKISTHDLRRCWANHLLVEENVSPRIVMALGGWSSYDAIEPYLAAPTEENIIQSMSQVSL, from the coding sequence ATGCGTAGCGAGCGTAACAAGGACGGCACCTGGAACGTCTGGATGAGTCGCGACGAGTACCACGAACTCCCCCGGTCCGCGTCGTCGTTCCAGCGGGAGATCGCGATCCGGTTGATGGGCGACTGCGGTCTCCGCGTCGCCGAGACGCTCGACGTCGCTCCCGAGCACGTCACGCGGACGAAGGACGGCCGCCATCATCAGCTCGAGGTCATCTCGGGGAAGGACACCACCGGCGAGTACCAGGGCGGGAAGTATCGCGAGACGTGGCTCCCCCGTGACGTCGAGGTGCTGCTGGCGCGCTACGAACAGGAGAACGGCCTCGGTCCGGGAGATCCCTTCATCGATGTGAAAAAGCGGCAGGTCCAGAACTGGGTGAACGACGCCGCCGCCAGCGCTGCCGAGGAGACCGGTGACGACGACTACCGGAAGATCTCGACGCACGACCTCCGCCGCTGCTGGGCGAACCACCTGCTCGTCGAGGAGAACGTCTCCCCGCGGATCGTGATGGCCCTCGGTGGGTGGAGTTCCTACGACGCCATCGAGCCGTACCTGGCAGCGCCGACCGAGGAGAATATCATCCAGTCGATGAGCCAGGTGTCGCTCTGA
- a CDS encoding PGF-pre-PGF domain-containing protein yields the protein MSNLGAGRSRQALSIALSAIMIVSVIAVGGVAFVGDATAQSTLTVDATDGSDNGSSPYETIQAAVDAANSGDTIQVEDGTYNESVTISTSDLTLESVNGSDSTTIRLDEASSTPVVQIEASTVTVDGFSIERLNGDTFAQGVSIRATDGVTISNNDITQTGGTQPQQGILITDNRGDQGTNTNTVVDNNEISDFDHGVAISTQDTNTGGISSASITNNTLNNNVIGVKFSDFGDTGETLNADISDNDINSNQDGVRVLDDTTGPAGTTPSGVATLDSVTVNDNDLSGNSNSGVTNDGTGDTLDATDNWWGSANPDFDTQVNNLSKVAVAPWLDAVDGSSTGVFNVDQSVYNATIQDAVDNANAGETIEVPPGTYNESVSVSTTGLTLTSTDGADATTIRLDEASSTPVVQVEASTVTVDDFSIERVNGQGFAQGVSIRATDGVTISNNNITQSGGSQPQQGILITDNRGDQSTNTNTVVDNNEITDFDHGIAISTQDTNTGGISGASITANTLDNNVIGVKFSDFGDTGETLNADISDNDINSNQDGVRVLDDTAGPAGVNPSGVATLDSVTVNDNDLSGNSNSGVTNDGTGDTLDATDNWWGASSGPSGDSSGTGTSVSGDVDFTPFYTDSARTSLSKSVGSGSVDANGTARADLSAEVGGIEESEVTFDSSTSASFVTVVESDRPTGGASEPTEELAKSVSVYADISADRAVNEDVTVALTVNASAVDDIDQVRLLHYVNGNWTQLETDVRRTNNGNVRLEATASSLSPFAVVQVADDDGGDSTDDTSSGSNRGSGSLVAGSDSVDQRVSMGDISNVKATFSGPTTGFVSISSVNGFPSGAPTPSGSVIATVDISPPDDVADSSGTVELTVSRAAIEDADADPSDLRITRYDEAGGELDTLDTEIVSETDSTVVVAADTPGFSVFGVVAEQDTQATATPTQTPTATPTQTSTATSTQTPATTSTQTPTAASTEGSGPGFSVVVAVLALLASTLLATRYKNKNHD from the coding sequence ATGAGCAACCTTGGTGCGGGTAGATCGAGGCAAGCACTATCGATAGCGTTGTCGGCTATTATGATAGTGTCCGTAATTGCTGTCGGCGGGGTGGCGTTTGTTGGAGACGCGACAGCACAGTCGACGCTTACGGTCGATGCGACGGACGGTAGCGATAACGGATCGTCGCCGTACGAGACGATACAGGCAGCCGTAGACGCGGCCAATTCCGGTGATACGATTCAAGTTGAGGATGGGACCTACAACGAGTCGGTCACGATCAGCACTTCGGATCTAACGCTCGAGTCGGTCAATGGGTCCGATTCGACGACGATCCGGCTCGACGAAGCGAGTAGCACGCCCGTCGTCCAGATCGAAGCGAGCACCGTTACCGTCGACGGATTCAGTATCGAGCGTCTGAACGGTGATACATTCGCACAAGGTGTTTCGATTCGGGCCACCGATGGCGTGACCATCTCAAACAACGACATCACGCAGACGGGTGGGACCCAGCCTCAACAGGGCATCCTGATCACGGACAACCGTGGCGATCAAGGAACCAATACCAACACCGTCGTCGACAACAACGAGATCAGCGATTTCGACCACGGGGTCGCCATCTCGACACAGGATACCAACACAGGGGGCATCTCCAGTGCTAGTATTACTAACAACACCCTCAACAACAACGTCATCGGTGTCAAATTCTCAGACTTCGGCGACACTGGTGAGACGCTCAACGCCGACATCAGCGACAACGACATCAACAGCAATCAGGACGGTGTCAGAGTCCTTGACGATACGACGGGGCCAGCGGGAACGACACCCAGCGGCGTCGCGACACTTGACTCGGTCACGGTCAACGACAACGACCTGTCCGGAAACAGTAACTCCGGGGTCACCAACGACGGTACCGGCGACACGCTTGACGCCACCGACAACTGGTGGGGAAGCGCCAACCCTGACTTCGACACGCAGGTCAACAATCTGAGTAAGGTTGCTGTCGCCCCGTGGCTTGATGCCGTCGACGGCAGCTCAACGGGCGTTTTCAACGTTGACCAAAGCGTCTATAACGCCACCATTCAGGATGCTGTCGACAACGCCAACGCCGGAGAGACGATCGAAGTGCCTCCCGGCACCTACAACGAGTCGGTGTCGGTCAGCACTACCGGTCTGACGCTCACCTCGACCGACGGGGCGGATGCGACGACGATCCGGCTCGACGAGGCGAGTAGTACGCCTGTCGTCCAGGTCGAAGCGAGCACCGTTACCGTCGACGACTTCAGCATCGAACGCGTTAATGGACAGGGGTTCGCTCAAGGAGTCTCAATCCGAGCAACCGATGGCGTCACTATCTCGAACAACAATATCACGCAGTCCGGCGGAAGTCAACCCCAACAGGGAATCCTAATCACGGACAACCGTGGCGATCAGAGTACCAACACGAACACCGTCGTCGATAACAACGAGATCACCGACTTCGATCACGGGATCGCTATCTCGACGCAGGATACCAACACGGGAGGTATCTCCGGTGCCAGTATTACGGCCAATACCCTGGACAACAACGTCATTGGCGTCAAATTCTCCGACTTCGGCGACACTGGTGAGACGCTCAACGCCGATATCAGCGACAACGACATCAACAGCAATCAAGACGGTGTCAGAGTCCTCGATGATACAGCGGGACCGGCCGGTGTGAACCCCAGCGGCGTCGCGACACTTGACTCGGTCACGGTCAACGACAACGACCTGTCCGGGAACAGCAACTCCGGGGTCACCAACGACGGTACCGGCGACACGCTTGACGCCACCGACAACTGGTGGGGCGCATCCAGTGGCCCCAGCGGTGATAGTTCAGGTACTGGCACCAGCGTGAGTGGGGACGTCGACTTCACACCGTTCTACACCGATTCGGCCCGGACCTCGCTGAGCAAATCGGTCGGTAGCGGCTCCGTCGACGCTAATGGGACGGCACGGGCCGACCTGAGCGCCGAAGTCGGCGGTATCGAGGAGTCGGAGGTGACGTTCGACTCGTCGACCTCCGCCAGTTTCGTGACTGTGGTCGAATCCGATCGACCGACTGGAGGGGCATCCGAACCCACCGAGGAACTGGCTAAATCCGTGTCCGTCTACGCCGATATCTCGGCAGACCGAGCAGTCAACGAGGACGTTACGGTGGCGCTCACGGTCAACGCGTCGGCAGTCGACGATATTGATCAGGTGAGGCTTCTCCACTACGTGAATGGGAACTGGACACAGTTGGAGACGGACGTCCGGCGCACCAACAACGGAAACGTCCGGCTCGAGGCGACTGCAAGTAGCCTTTCGCCGTTCGCTGTCGTGCAGGTCGCTGACGACGACGGCGGAGATTCCACCGACGACACCAGTAGCGGGAGTAATCGCGGAAGCGGGTCACTCGTTGCTGGCTCCGACTCAGTGGACCAGCGTGTCTCGATGGGCGACATTTCGAACGTCAAGGCCACGTTCAGTGGACCCACGACTGGGTTCGTCTCGATCAGTTCCGTCAACGGGTTCCCGAGCGGTGCACCGACCCCATCCGGATCGGTGATCGCGACAGTCGACATCTCACCGCCCGACGATGTAGCAGACAGCTCTGGAACGGTAGAACTCACCGTTTCGCGTGCAGCAATTGAGGATGCCGATGCGGACCCGTCGGATCTTCGAATAACCCGCTACGACGAAGCTGGCGGCGAGCTTGACACCCTCGACACCGAAATTGTGAGCGAGACTGACAGTACGGTGGTCGTTGCGGCCGATACGCCTGGATTCTCGGTGTTCGGTGTGGTTGCCGAGCAAGACACGCAGGCAACCGCAACACCCACACAAACGCCGACGGCGACGCCGACTCAGACATCGACGGCAACGTCTACCCAGACACCGGCGACAACGTCTACCCAGACACCGACGGCGGCGTCTACGGAGGGCAGTGGCCCCGGCTTTAGTGTGGTCGTTGCAGTACTCGCGCTCCTAGCTTCGACGTTGCTGGCTACCCGATACAAAAATAAGAACCACGATTGA
- a CDS encoding IS630 family transposase gives MGRLDDITLEELYDLKDQIDEGKPRERVLAAIGRKKGDQLDTLADRHGVVEKTIRNWLDRFKEEPIEQAPYDAPRPGGPAKIEGKDRERLFEQLQQPPTELGYDQQAWSAKLLLHHAKEEYGVEYHETYAYDLLKEAGLSLRTARPQHHEADPEEKTEFQETVEKNGPN, from the coding sequence ATGGGTCGGCTTGACGATATCACGCTCGAAGAACTCTACGATCTCAAGGACCAGATCGACGAAGGGAAGCCGCGAGAACGTGTTCTCGCGGCGATCGGGCGCAAGAAGGGCGATCAACTGGATACACTGGCTGACCGCCACGGTGTTGTCGAGAAAACGATTCGCAACTGGCTCGATCGGTTCAAGGAAGAACCGATCGAGCAGGCACCTTACGACGCTCCTCGACCAGGAGGTCCAGCAAAAATCGAGGGCAAAGATCGTGAGCGACTGTTCGAGCAGTTGCAACAGCCGCCGACCGAACTCGGATACGACCAGCAAGCGTGGTCAGCGAAACTCTTGCTTCATCACGCCAAAGAGGAATACGGCGTCGAATACCACGAAACCTACGCGTATGACTTGTTGAAAGAGGCCGGGCTGTCCTTGCGGACAGCACGGCCTCAACATCATGAAGCCGACCCTGAAGAGAAAACTGAGTTTCAGGAGACAGTCGAAAAAAACGGCCCGAACTAA